The proteins below are encoded in one region of Chroococcidiopsis sp. SAG 2025:
- a CDS encoding transposase produces the protein MWCEDEAGPFGTAPYPGSNWQPVGKPTRQEHEYIRNGTAKLLTLFHPATGQVRVKGVTSCTNAVLHEWLKQELASVVQSLPTPARLLKPEENQRLWKSWQQGLKVRFTLPHDLPPLRMLLVMDNLVGHKTPQLVLWLCAHGIMPLYTPLGGSWLNMAESIQRILKRRALEGHHPQTAYQIIEWLEATAFGWNQQPTPFVWAGLRAQRRDRARQRFHSLGGSGACTHRPLRRTTIAKNNGNTHTK, from the coding sequence GTGTGGTGCGAAGACGAGGCGGGACCATTTGGCACTGCTCCTTACCCTGGTAGCAATTGGCAGCCAGTAGGTAAACCGACACGGCAAGAACATGAATATATCCGTAATGGCACAGCCAAGCTGTTAACGCTATTCCATCCCGCTACTGGGCAAGTACGAGTTAAGGGTGTTACCAGTTGTACCAATGCTGTGTTGCACGAATGGCTCAAGCAAGAATTAGCTAGTGTTGTACAATCACTGCCAACTCCAGCTCGATTACTCAAGCCTGAAGAAAATCAACGGTTATGGAAAAGTTGGCAGCAGGGGTTGAAAGTACGCTTTACACTCCCACACGACTTACCGCCACTGCGAATGTTGCTAGTGATGGATAACTTGGTCGGACATAAAACTCCCCAGTTGGTATTGTGGCTGTGTGCTCATGGCATCATGCCGCTCTACACACCTCTTGGCGGTAGCTGGCTGAATATGGCTGAGTCGATTCAACGAATTCTCAAACGCCGAGCTCTAGAGGGGCATCATCCGCAAACAGCCTATCAAATTATTGAGTGGTTGGAAGCAACTGCTTTTGGATGGAACCAACAACCAACGCCGTTTGTCTGGGCAGGATTACGAGCGCAACGTCGAGACAGAGCGCGTCAAAGATTTCACTCTCTTGGTGGTTCTGGTGCCTGTACGCATCGTCCTCTTCGGCGGACAACTATTGCCAAAAATAATGGCAACACTCATACCAAATGA
- a CDS encoding helix-turn-helix domain-containing protein translates to MTRQKKAPLRPLSDEEQTDLKKLSRSQSQSSASVMRAKAILAVALGADYTSAAQLVGLRCGDTVSKWVSRFNVEGLAALQPRHGGGAVVQYSEPEKQRILSEFQRQPERQKEGTATWSVATLQRALRQAPDGLTQISTYTIWQVLKEAGYSWQKSRSWLKTGQVKRIRKGKLVVVTDPDTVAKKN, encoded by the coding sequence ATGACACGGCAAAAAAAAGCACCTTTGCGACCGTTAAGTGATGAAGAACAAACCGACTTGAAAAAACTGAGCCGTTCTCAATCCCAATCATCTGCTAGTGTCATGCGGGCCAAAGCGATTCTAGCCGTGGCTCTTGGGGCTGATTACACGAGTGCAGCGCAGTTAGTAGGATTACGCTGTGGTGATACGGTCAGCAAGTGGGTCAGTCGCTTCAATGTTGAAGGCTTAGCTGCCTTACAGCCTCGACATGGCGGTGGGGCAGTAGTGCAATACAGCGAACCAGAAAAACAACGCATCCTGTCCGAATTTCAGCGTCAACCAGAGCGGCAGAAAGAGGGCACGGCAACCTGGTCAGTAGCTACACTTCAACGGGCTTTGCGTCAGGCTCCTGATGGCTTAACCCAAATCAGTACTTATACAATTTGGCAGGTACTCAAAGAGGCGGGCTATAGCTGGCAAAAGAGCCGCAGTTGGTTAAAAACTGGACAGGTGAAGCGCATACGCAAAGGCAAGCTAGTAGTAGTAACTGACCCAGATACCGTGGCAAAAAAAAACTGA